One Rouxiella sp. S1S-2 genomic window, ACGTCAGCACTGGATGGCGAACGTATTGAACAGTTCGACCGTAAAGGCATGATCAACAACAAATTCAACCATTTCATTATGCAAAAGTTGGAAGAAGCCGGCATTCCTACCCAAATGGAACGTTTGCTGTCAGACAACGAAGTGCTGGTGAAAAAACTGGATATGGTTCCGGTTGAGTGCGTTATCCGCAACCGTGCCGCCGGTTCACTGGTTAAGCGTTTAGGCGTAGAAGAAGGTTTGGTGCTGAACCCACCGCTGTTTGACCTGTTCCTGAAAGACGATGCCAAGCACGACCCAATGGTCAACGAATCCTATTGCAAGACCTTCGGTTGGGTTAACGAAGAGAATCTGGCACGCATGAAAGAGTTGAGCTACAAGGCAAATAACGTGCTGAGCAAGATTTTTGGCGATGCCGGTCTGATTTTGGTCGATTTCAAGCTTGAGTTTGGCCTGTTCAAAGGCGAAGTGGTACTGGGTGACGAGTTCTCTCCAGACGGTAGCCGCCTATGGGATTCCAAATCGCTCGAGAAAATGGATAAAGATCGTTATCGTCAAAGCCTGGGCGGCCTGATCGAAGCCTATGAAGAAGTCGCAAAGCGTATTGGTGTTAATTTAGACTAATCTTTTTTTAGCCCTACCGCGCAAACGATTACGCCCCCTCAGATTGCTAACACGGCTTAGCGCTGTCGTCTGAGGGGGCGTTGTTTTTTGTGCAAATTATCGTTTTTTAACGATAAATGTTGAGCTATCCCTAAATAGTCGTCCCGCCTGTGGTATTCCTTTGCCTTGTTAACTAGGATTAGTAAAAAACAGCGGAGGTGAATGATATGCGTTGGCAAGGGCGTCGGGAGAGCGACAATGTGGAAGACCGCCGAGGAGAAAGCAACGGCCAGAGCGGAAACGGTATGGGCGGTATGCGCATTCCCATTCGCGGCAAAAGCGGCATCGTTATTGTCATTGTGGTGCTGATAGCCGGTTACTATGGCGTTGATCTTACCGGTTTTATCGACGGTGGGCAGTCTCAAAATCCTTCGCAGTATCAGCAGCGGCAAACGCCTGCCTCAATCAGTCCTGACGATGACCGTCAGGCGAAGTTCACCTCGATTATACTAGCCTCTACCGAGGACGTTTGGACACAAATATTCAAGCAAAACGGCATGACTTATCGTGACCCTAAACTGGTGATGTACCGTGGTGCCACCCGCACCGGCTGTGGCACGGGACAGTCGGTCATGGGACCGTTTTATTGCCCTGCCGACAGTACGGTGTATATCGACTTATCCTTTTATCAAGAGCTGAGAGACAAGCTCGGAGCCGGTGGCGATTTCGCGCAGGGTTATGTGGTGGCGCATGAAGTGGGGCATCACGTGCAGAATCTGCTGGGTATCGACAACAAAGTACGTCAGATGCAGCAGGGTGCCTCACAAACTGAAATCAACCGTCTGTCGGTAAAAATGGAACTGCAGGCCGACTGCTTTGCCGGTATTTGGGGTCACGCCATGCAGCAGGAACAGGTGCTTGAAAGTGGTGACCTCAAGCAGGCGCTGGATGCCGCCCGCGCCATTGGCGACGACAAGCTTCAGCAGCAAAGTCAGGGAAGAGTGGTGCCGGACAGTTTCACTCACGGGACTTCCGCTCAGCGCTATGACTGGTTTAAACGCGGTTATGATAGCGGTCGTATTGATCAGTGCAACACCTTTGCCAGTCGTTAAATGCGGCTGGCCTAGCGTATAAAAATAATAAATAATCATCTCCTTTATCTCTCACCGCAGCCATTTAGCTGCGGTGAGAGAGCTATTGGGAAAAATGACATAACTTTGGGATGACTATGGCTTTCCTCGATCCAACCTTGCTTATTCTGCTGGTTTTCGCCGGTTTAGGTATTATCAGCCACAATTCCGCCGTGACGATTGCCATGTTCTTTCTGCTCACGGTCCGTATTACGCCGCTGAATAATTTCTTTCCGTGGATAGAAAAATACGGTCTGACACTGGGAATTATTATTCTTACTATTGGTGTGATGACGCCGATTGCCAATGGCAAACTGAGTGCCAGCACACTGATTCACTCGTTTATGCACTGGAAATCCCTGGCGGCTATCGTGGTCGGCGTGGGCGTTTCGTGGCTCGGGGGCCGTGGGCTCACCCTAATGGGCACACAACCGCAGCTGGTGGCCGGACTGTTAGTGGGTACGGTGCTGGGCGTTGCCTTTTTCAAAGGGGTACCGGTTGGCCCGCTGATCGCCGCCGGTTTGCTTTCGCTGCTGGTGGGGAAAACTTGACCCGATGAACCGCGATAAGTGCCCATCAGGCGCAGACGAGCCGTTAATCGCCCAGCTAGAACGCTGCCAGCAGCAGATGCAGCGTCAGGGCGTGCGCAGACTGCTGGTTTTGAGTGGTGAAGCTGCGTGGTGTCAGGCGCGCGTAGAAGAGATAATCCGCCCGTTTATCGGCGACTGGTTGTGGATTAGCCCAAATTTACAGCCAAACTTCAAAACGCTAGCGCCTGAGGTGGTTAATCAACTGCTGGGTCAGGAGTGCCTGCACGGCGTTTTTGATGCCAGAGAGGGGGTGAACGTTGAGGCGCTGGCGGCGTTTAGCGGTGTATTGCGCGCCGGAAGCTGGCTCATTATGCTGGTGCCGGAGTGGCAAATTTGGCCACAACTGCCCGATGCCGACAGCAGGCGCTGGAGTGATCAGGCTGAGGCCATTGCCACTCCGCAGTTTATTGCCCGCTTTACTCAAAAAGTGCAGTCAGACTCGCAGGCCATTATCTGGCGACAGGGAGAAGACTGTGCTCCCTGCCTGCTTGCATCAACGCCGTCGTGGTCCGCGCCACAAGGAAACCCAACCGCTCGGCAGCAGGCTATTTTGGAAAAACTGTTAAAGGCACAGGCAGGCGTCTGGGTGCTGACTGCCGCGCGCGGTCGTGGCAAATCGACACTCGCCGGCATGTTGGTGCAGCAGTGGCAGGGAACCTGCTGGATGACCGCACCCAGTAAGGCGGCGGGAAAAATGCTGAGTGTGCAGGGCGAGCATGGTGCGACGTTTTGGGCACCCGATGCGCTGCTGGCACACTGCGAGAGGGGTGCACCGATTGACGCCGACTGGTTATTGATTGACGAAGCCGCCGCTATTCCTACACCGCTGCTTGCGCAGCTGATTACCTCTTTCCCCCGCGTGCTACTGACCACTACGGTGCAGGGTTATGAAGGCACAGGGCGCGGTTTTTTGCTCAAATTCTGTGCCTCACTGCCGCACTGGCACGACCTGCGCCTCCTTGAGCCTATCCGCTGGGCCCAAGGCTGTCCGCTCGAGTTACTGCTCGACGATATTCTGTTGTTCAATGAACCTGAGTCTATCACTGCCGCCAGCCCGAGCCGTTCAGTGAATCCCTTGCATTTCTTACATTTTACCGCCGAGGTTTGGGCCAAATATCCTGAGCGGCTGGCGGCATTTTACCACCTGCTGACCAGCGCCCACTACCGCACCTCGCCGCTTGACCTGCGCCGAATGATGGATGCGCCGGGCAGTTCCTTTTCCATTGCCCAACGCGATGAGCATTTATTGGCGGCACTGTGGACGGTGGATGAAGGCGGTCTTGAGGCGGATTTGGCACATGAAATTTGGGCGGGTCGTCGGCGTCCAAGAGGCAATCTGGTGGCGCAGTCTTTAGCCGCGCATGGCGGTTTCCCTGAAGCGGCCGAGATGCTTTCCAGACGCATAACCCGCATCGCGGTGGCTGTTGATTCGCGCAGGCAGGGCATAGCCAAGGCATTGGTTAACGAGCAGCGCCAGTTTGCCGCACAGCTTCGGCTGGATTATCTCTCGGTGAGTTTCGGCTTTACCGCGGAACTGTGGCATTTTTGGCACAGCTGCGGCTTTGAGATGGCACGCGTGGGCGGAGTGCGAGAGGCAAGCAGCGGATGCTATACCGCGATGGCCCTATTGCCGCTCAGTGAGCGCGGCCAACAACTTTGCCAAAAGGCCGTGCAGCAGCTGTTCAGAAACCGGCAGCAGTTGCCCACTGAGGTCACGCAAACCCTGTGGCAGGTGGGGGGGATCTGCAATGACGGCAACCCTTATAAACAGCATGATATTCAGCAAATGATTCCTCAAGACGAGGCGCTGAACGACGATGATTGGCGCGAACTTGCCGGGTTTGCCTATGCTAACCGCACGCTCGACGGCAGTCGCAGCGCGCTTTTGCGTTTGTTAACGCAATCCCCATCATCTTTAGCCACGCTGTGCGCCGTGTTGCTTCATGATCAAAGCATGGCCGAAGCCGTTTTACAGTCTGGATTGAGCGGCAAAAAGGGCCTTATTCAGCAGTGTCGTCGCGAAACACAGACGGCATTGGGGAAGATTGATGCCCAAAAGAGTGAGTTCTGGGAACGGTTCTGCGCTCCAATCTCTCAATTATCTAAATAATTTTCCAGGACAAAATCAAAAAAGGAAACCTGCATGACCCAGCAATCACGCTATCTAGAAGATACCTATTGTTTCAGCATCGAGAGTGAAGCCGTTGCCCGCGGCAGTGATGAGCACGGCGAGTGGATTGCGCTGAAAGACAATATCTTCCACCCTCAGGGCGGCGGTCAGCCTGCTGATATCGGCTGGGTCAATGATATTGCGGTAAAAGTTCGCCGACACGCTTCTGGGCTAGTAGCGCTGTATCCCGAACAGCCACTGGAGTTTGTGGAGAATGAAGCTCTGCAAGCGAAAGTGTCGTCAGCGGAAAGGTTGAGAAACTCGGCACTGCATACGGCCGGGCATTTTCTTAACTTTGCACTCTACCCGTATGGATGGAAGGGAATTGCCGGTCATCATTTCCCCGGAGAGTCGCGGGTAGAATTTTCGCCTATTGGCCCTGATGCGGTAGCCGTCGACGCTTTGCCATTAAGAGAAATTGAAGAGGAAATGGCCGCAAGGCTGCGCGACGGGGCGGAGGTTAAGGCGTGGCGTGAGGGAGAAACCCGGATTACGTTGATTGAAAATACCGAGCCGATTTTGTGCGGGGGAACGCACCTGGCCAATATTAATCAAATCGCTGACTTAACCATCAAGTCAGCCAAGTTCAAAAAAGGCACATTACGTGTCAGCTATGATGCGTCGCACCGCGGCTGAATTTTTTGATAAGCGGTGAGGAGATGAGGTAACGGGCGGATTTTAACAGCGTCAAGTGCAGGTCTATTAGCTACCTGGCAGGTTAAAATCCGCGACTGTTACTTTTTCTTGTCCTTCGGCCAATCGTCGTCGTCATCCCATTCAGCGTTGTTATCGCGATGTGGCGGGACTTCCGGCTTGTCTTTGAGGTACGCTTTGACATCGACCCGATTAAGTTCTTTAACGCCGCTGATGATGATGCCGGCCAGTACGATCAGCACTATCCACCAGTAATCTTTAACCCATTCCATAACGTTGCTCCCTTACTGGTTATTCTGCGCACTCGCAGAACTATTTGCCTACAACAGCTTTAATTATAACGTATTGCTGGAAGATCCTCTCAAGCTGACTCGTTATCCATGCATAACCGGCAAGATCTTGTCCAATCCAGGCCTGTTTTAGCACCTCCGGCGTCAGCAAATGTTCACACTGCTCGGCCAGCGGACGGTAGCTCAAATGCCACGGCTCAACGGCCACGCCGCCGCTGTCGTGGCTAAACGGTCTATAAAAGCCAAATGTCGCCATATTTTCGGTCAACCATTGGGTCAGCGGATAAAAATAGCCACCTTGCTCGTATTCCCAAGGTTCCAGCTGCAGCTTGCTGCCTTCAGGTAGCAGGTTAGGGTCATAAATATCCAAATCACTGCCCCAGTGATGGCGACTGGCACCGGGCAGCGCTGACCAGCGCAGGATCAATTCCCCGCGCTCTGCGTCGCCAAGCAGGCTTACGTCGACCGGTTGGCTGTTACTGTCTAATACTGGGCGCTCTGCGCGGAATTTTCCATTCCAGATTGCCAGTTGCCGACTGAAGTCACGAAACGTGCTGGCCGGTTGCAGAGTAAACCCTGCCTGCGACGCTGCGGATTGCAGTGCGTGAAACGCGTCTACCGCCTCAGCCTGCAGTCGATGGGGTCCGCATAGCTCGCTCAAATGTGCCGTTGAGCGGCCGGTCAGCATCTCGTGATTTATCATCCGACCAGCTGTTCCATAATACGCTGATACATGCGGCTTAGAAGCTGCAAATCGGCCGCCTGCACGCATTCATTAATTTTGTGGATTGAGGAGTTCACCGGGCCCAGTTCAACCACCTGCGCGCCCATCAGGGCAATAAAACGACCGTCTGATGTGCCGCCGGTGGTTTGCAGCTCAGGCGTGATTTCACTGTAGTGGCGCACCGCGTTGACCACCGCATCAACCAGTTCACCGCGCGGCGTCAGGAACGGCTGACCCGAAACTACCCAATTAAGCGTATAATTTAATTGATGTTTATCAAGCAGGGTGGCAACACGTTCTTTGATTAATGCATCGGTGAGTTCGGTGCTGAAACGGAAGTTGAACTGCACATACAGCTCACCGGGAATAACATTATTGCTGCCGGTTCCCGCGTTGATATTGGCAATCTGCATGCTGGTCGGCGGGAAGAATTCGTTACCGCGATCCCATTCGGTGGCAACCAACTCATTCAGCGCAGGCATGGCACGATGCACCGGATTATCGGCCAGATGAGGATAGGCAACGTGGCCTTGCACGCCGTGAATTTGCAGGTTGGCGGTCATTGAGCCGCGACGGCCGTTCTTTACAATATCGCCAACGCGCGTGGTGCTTGAAGGTTCTCCTACCAGGCAGTAATCCAGACGATCGTTGCGCGCCATCAAGGCTTCAACCACTTTAATCGTACCGTTGACCGCGCTGGCCTCTTCGTCTGAGGTGATGAGGAACGCCAGACGGCCCTGATGATGAGGGTTAGCAGCCACAAAGCGCTCGGCGGCAACGACCATCGCGGCCAGTGAACCTTTCATGTCTGCCGCACCGCGACCAAATAGCATGCCGTCGCGCAGGGCTGGTTCAAACGGTGGCGTTATCCACAGTGAAGGATCACCGGTTGGCACCACGTCGGTATGACCGGCGAAGGCCAGCGTTTTACCCTGACCGCGTGTGGCCCAGAAATTGAGGGTATCGCCAATGTTCATGGTTTCGATATGGAAGCCAATCGCCTGCAAACGGGCAATCATAATTTCCTGACAGCCTGCGTCATTCGGACTGAGGGACGGGCGGCGAATCAGCTGCTGCGCAAGATCCAGAACCGGACAAATCATTTACTTCACCTCTGCAACAAATTGCGCATAGCTTTCAGGTTTAAAACCGAGCAGCGATTGTCCGCTGGCGGCGAGAAG contains:
- the purC gene encoding phosphoribosylaminoimidazolesuccinocarboxamide synthase; its protein translation is MQKLAELYRGKAKTVYTTENPDLLVLEFRNDTSALDGERIEQFDRKGMINNKFNHFIMQKLEEAGIPTQMERLLSDNEVLVKKLDMVPVECVIRNRAAGSLVKRLGVEEGLVLNPPLFDLFLKDDAKHDPMVNESYCKTFGWVNEENLARMKELSYKANNVLSKIFGDAGLILVDFKLEFGLFKGEVVLGDEFSPDGSRLWDSKSLEKMDKDRYRQSLGGLIEAYEEVAKRIGVNLD
- a CDS encoding neutral zinc metallopeptidase; protein product: MRWQGRRESDNVEDRRGESNGQSGNGMGGMRIPIRGKSGIVIVIVVLIAGYYGVDLTGFIDGGQSQNPSQYQQRQTPASISPDDDRQAKFTSIILASTEDVWTQIFKQNGMTYRDPKLVMYRGATRTGCGTGQSVMGPFYCPADSTVYIDLSFYQELRDKLGAGGDFAQGYVVAHEVGHHVQNLLGIDNKVRQMQQGASQTEINRLSVKMELQADCFAGIWGHAMQQEQVLESGDLKQALDAARAIGDDKLQQQSQGRVVPDSFTHGTSAQRYDWFKRGYDSGRIDQCNTFASR
- a CDS encoding DUF441 domain-containing protein is translated as MAFLDPTLLILLVFAGLGIISHNSAVTIAMFFLLTVRITPLNNFFPWIEKYGLTLGIIILTIGVMTPIANGKLSASTLIHSFMHWKSLAAIVVGVGVSWLGGRGLTLMGTQPQLVAGLLVGTVLGVAFFKGVPVGPLIAAGLLSLLVGKT
- a CDS encoding tRNA(Met) cytidine acetyltransferase TmcA; translation: MQRQGVRRLLVLSGEAAWCQARVEEIIRPFIGDWLWISPNLQPNFKTLAPEVVNQLLGQECLHGVFDAREGVNVEALAAFSGVLRAGSWLIMLVPEWQIWPQLPDADSRRWSDQAEAIATPQFIARFTQKVQSDSQAIIWRQGEDCAPCLLASTPSWSAPQGNPTARQQAILEKLLKAQAGVWVLTAARGRGKSTLAGMLVQQWQGTCWMTAPSKAAGKMLSVQGEHGATFWAPDALLAHCERGAPIDADWLLIDEAAAIPTPLLAQLITSFPRVLLTTTVQGYEGTGRGFLLKFCASLPHWHDLRLLEPIRWAQGCPLELLLDDILLFNEPESITAASPSRSVNPLHFLHFTAEVWAKYPERLAAFYHLLTSAHYRTSPLDLRRMMDAPGSSFSIAQRDEHLLAALWTVDEGGLEADLAHEIWAGRRRPRGNLVAQSLAAHGGFPEAAEMLSRRITRIAVAVDSRRQGIAKALVNEQRQFAAQLRLDYLSVSFGFTAELWHFWHSCGFEMARVGGVREASSGCYTAMALLPLSERGQQLCQKAVQQLFRNRQQLPTEVTQTLWQVGGICNDGNPYKQHDIQQMIPQDEALNDDDWRELAGFAYANRTLDGSRSALLRLLTQSPSSLATLCAVLLHDQSMAEAVLQSGLSGKKGLIQQCRRETQTALGKIDAQKSEFWERFCAPISQLSK
- a CDS encoding YpfN family protein; protein product: MEWVKDYWWIVLIVLAGIIISGVKELNRVDVKAYLKDKPEVPPHRDNNAEWDDDDDWPKDKKK
- a CDS encoding M15 family metallopeptidase, which produces MINHEMLTGRSTAHLSELCGPHRLQAEAVDAFHALQSAASQAGFTLQPASTFRDFSRQLAIWNGKFRAERPVLDSNSQPVDVSLLGDAERGELILRWSALPGASRHHWGSDLDIYDPNLLPEGSKLQLEPWEYEQGGYFYPLTQWLTENMATFGFYRPFSHDSGGVAVEPWHLSYRPLAEQCEHLLTPEVLKQAWIGQDLAGYAWITSQLERIFQQYVIIKAVVGK
- the dapE gene encoding succinyl-diaminopimelate desuccinylase, with the protein product MICPVLDLAQQLIRRPSLSPNDAGCQEIMIARLQAIGFHIETMNIGDTLNFWATRGQGKTLAFAGHTDVVPTGDPSLWITPPFEPALRDGMLFGRGAADMKGSLAAMVVAAERFVAANPHHQGRLAFLITSDEEASAVNGTIKVVEALMARNDRLDYCLVGEPSSTTRVGDIVKNGRRGSMTANLQIHGVQGHVAYPHLADNPVHRAMPALNELVATEWDRGNEFFPPTSMQIANINAGTGSNNVIPGELYVQFNFRFSTELTDALIKERVATLLDKHQLNYTLNWVVSGQPFLTPRGELVDAVVNAVRHYSEITPELQTTGGTSDGRFIALMGAQVVELGPVNSSIHKINECVQAADLQLLSRMYQRIMEQLVG